Genomic segment of Truepera radiovictrix DSM 17093:
GAAGAGATCGGCGTCGCGGGCGAGCCTGCTCAGCGCGGGGGTCCACACCGTGTCGCCCGAGTAGGCGAGCACCTTCCCCCCGAGCTCGAAGCGCAGACCCGTGCAGACGAGCGGTTTGGCGTGCTCGACTTGGTAGGGCGTCACCGTGACGCCCCCGACCTCGCCCCGCACGTCGGGGGGGAGCTCGAGCACCGAGAGCTCAAAGGGGAGCTGCAGCTCGGTGCCGGGAAAGAGCGCCTCTATGAGCTTGGGCAGGTGCGCTTTTAACCCGGGCGGGCCCGCGATCGTCAGGGGGGCGGTGCGCTTGTCGACCAAGCTGGCCTCGAGGAGCAGAAAGGGGAGCCCGCCCACGTGGTCGCCGTGGAGGTGGGTGATGAAGATGAGCGGAAGGTCGCGCACGCTCCGTCCCGCGCGTTTAAGCGCTGCCAAGGACGACGCCCCGAAGTCGATCAAAAAGTGCGCGGAGGGCGCCTCGACGAGAAAGCAGGTGTTAAAGCGTCCGCCGCTCGAAAAGGCGTCGCCGCAGCCGAGAAAGGTCAAAGAGGCCATGCTTTAGGTTACGTCCTGGGAGCGTCGGGAGTCGGGTCAAAGGTCCGAAGGGGGCAAGTGGCTTGTGGTATGTAGCGAGCGAAAGCACGTCCTCCACAAGCCACGAGCTACTTGCCCCTGGCCCCTAGAACGTCCTGCTCCACTCCTTCGGCCAGCGTTCGACGACCACCTTGGTTTCGGTGTAGAACTCCACGCCGTGCCGACCCTGCGCGTGCAGGTCGCCGAAGAACGACTCGCCCCACCCTGAGAAGGGGAAAAACGCCATCGGCGCGGCGACGCCCAAGTTGATCCCGACGTTGCCCGCGCGGACCGCGTAGCGAAACCTCCGCGCGGCCGCCCCCGACGAGGTAAAGAGGCACGCTTGGTTGCCGAACGCGCGCGCGTTGACGAGCTCGATGGCCTCCTCGACGGTGTTGGCGTGCATCATGCTGAGGACGGGGCCGAAGATCTCGGTGTGGGCGAACGTGCTGTTGGGGTCGACCTCGTCGACCACGGTCGGGTGCACGAAGTAGCCGTCGCGAAAACCGTCGACCTCTTTGCCGCGCCCGTCGACCAGCACTCGAGCCCCCCCCTGCACGCCCGCTTCGACGAGCCCTTCGATGCGCGCTTTGCTCTCGGCGCTGATCACCGGCCCCATCACCACGTCCTCGTCTAGGCCGAAGCCCACCTTGCGCGAGCGCGCGTCGGCGACGATGCGTTCGGTAAATTCCTCCCGCGCGTCGCCCACGGTGATCGCTACCGAGGTCGCCAGGCAGCGCTGCCCCGCGCAGCCAAACGCCGAGTCGGCGAGGATGCGCGTGGTCATCTCCATGTCGGCGTCGGGCAGCACGACCGCCGGGTTTTTCGCGCCCCCTTGGCACTGGGCGCGTTTGCCGCTCTTCGTCGCGCGGCTATAGATGTACTTAGCGACCGGCGTCGAACCGACGAAGGACACTGCCCGGACGTCCGGGTGGTCGAGGATGGCGTCGACGGTATCCTTGCCGCCGTTGACCAGGCCCAAGACCCCTTTGGGGAAGCCCGCCTCCTCCGCCAAGCCGTAGAGGCGCTGGGTGGTCATGGGGACCTTTTCGGAGGGCTTGAGCAAAAAGCAGTTGCCCGCGGCGACCGCGTACGGCAAAAACCAGAGCGGGATCATGCCGGGGAAGTTAAAGGGGGTGATCGCCGCCACGACGCCCAGGGGTTGGCGGAACATGTGCTCGTCGATGCCGCGGGCGATGTCCTCGTTGTTGGTGCCCTGGATCAAGGTGGGCATGCCGCAGGCGACCTCGAGGTTCTCGACGCCGCGCTGCATCTCGGCGAGCGACTCCTTGTAGGTCTTGCCGCACTCGAGCGTGATCGTCCGGGCGAGCTCGTCGAGGTTGGCTTCGATGAGCGCTTTGAGCTTAAAGAGCGGCTGCACCCGCTCGGTCACGGGCGTCATGCGCCACGCCCCAAAAGCTTCTAGCGCGGCCTTGACGGCGCTGTCCACCTCCTCTTTGGCGCTAAGAGGCGCTCTGGCGATGACCTCGGCGG
This window contains:
- a CDS encoding MBL fold metallo-hydrolase — its product is MASLTFLGCGDAFSSGGRFNTCFLVEAPSAHFLIDFGASSLAALKRAGRSVRDLPLIFITHLHGDHVGGLPFLLLEASLVDKRTAPLTIAGPPGLKAHLPKLIEALFPGTELQLPFELSVLELPPDVRGEVGGVTVTPYQVEHAKPLVCTGLRFELGGKVLAYSGDTVWTPALSRLARDADLFVCDAYTFDQSTPQHLDYATLKARYGELGCKRLVLTHLGRAFLERLGAGEALEFEVAHDGLEVTF
- a CDS encoding CoA-acylating methylmalonate-semialdehyde dehydrogenase, with amino-acid sequence MTTTASKELLNYIGGSWTRSKTRDYLDVHNPATAEVIARAPLSAKEEVDSAVKAALEAFGAWRMTPVTERVQPLFKLKALIEANLDELARTITLECGKTYKESLAEMQRGVENLEVACGMPTLIQGTNNEDIARGIDEHMFRQPLGVVAAITPFNFPGMIPLWFLPYAVAAGNCFLLKPSEKVPMTTQRLYGLAEEAGFPKGVLGLVNGGKDTVDAILDHPDVRAVSFVGSTPVAKYIYSRATKSGKRAQCQGGAKNPAVVLPDADMEMTTRILADSAFGCAGQRCLATSVAITVGDAREEFTERIVADARSRKVGFGLDEDVVMGPVISAESKARIEGLVEAGVQGGARVLVDGRGKEVDGFRDGYFVHPTVVDEVDPNSTFAHTEIFGPVLSMMHANTVEEAIELVNARAFGNQACLFTSSGAAARRFRYAVRAGNVGINLGVAAPMAFFPFSGWGESFFGDLHAQGRHGVEFYTETKVVVERWPKEWSRTF